Below is a genomic region from Desulfonatronovibrio magnus.
AGGTATTCACTTCTAAGCCTTTTTGTTTATTTTTAGAATTTATTCCCTATTTCTGCCCAATATTTCAACTTCACTTTATGTCGCTCAGTAATTTCTCTGCTGACACTCAAGTCATTTTTTCGGCCCATAAAATACAAATTACTTTTTCCCTAACCAACTTATACATATCATTCGCCAATCTGGCAAAAAATATAAGTCTTGACATCTGCCTGAGATGCTTATAGGTATCGCAAAGTTTTTTTGGAAAACTCTGTGGCATATTACCAGTAAATTTTCTACATTTGGGCGAATATTATACAGGATAATTGAGCGAAACAATGTTCGCTCTAGCATGCCACACATCATGCGGAGAGGTGTCCGAGCTGGCCGAAGGAGCACGATTGGAAATCGTGTAGGCGCTAATCCCGTCTCGAGAGTTCGAATCTCTCCCTCTCCGCCATTTTCAAAAAAAATGTCATGCTTGTTTTCCCTGACTGCTATTTTTTTAACAAGCTGATAATATTTATGAGCAAAGTCATGCTTCCTCACTTTTTTGCTCTGATTGCTCAAAAATACTGATCTTTTCTACTTATGTGAACAGGCTTATTGTTTAAGGGAAGCCGGGCGGCGGAAACGCTGCCAACCCCGTCAGGCCCGAAAGGGAGCAGCGGTAACAGTTGTTTTCGGGTGCCTGGCTTCCCTTGCAGGGGCGCTTATACCAAGCGTCCCTGCTTTTTGTTCCACATTTCACAATATTCCCTTCTTTACATTTCACCATCCCTGAGTATTATACTATACTACTCATGAATACATTTACACTTTTCAGCAACTTTTTTCAGAAAAAAGCCCTTCTTTGTCTACATGAAATCATTGACCTGGCTTTTGATGAAGACGGTGAAGATCTGACCTCCAACGCTGTGTTTCCATTAGAAAGCCTTGCCAATGCCTGCGTGATTGCCAAAGAGGATTTTATTGTTGCAGGACTGCCCATTATACAGGAAATTCTAAAGAGAACAAACGGAGAATCTAAAATTGTATTTCATACCAACGAAGGGTCACAAGTCCAAACAGGCAGTAAGTTAATTTCAATTCACGGACATACCCGTAAAATTCTTAAGTCTGAACGGATAATTCTGAACATGTTATCTAAGCTAAGTGGTATTGCCAGCCAAACTGATAAATTTTGTAAACAACTTTCAGGCAGTAAGGTCAGGCTGTTAGATACAAGAAAAACCACTCCTGGCTTGCGCTATCCAGAAAAGTATGCTGTGCTCGTGGGCGGAGCTGAAAATCACAGATTGAATCTGCAAGAGATGCTCATGCTCAAGGATAACCATATTGATCATTGCGGCAGCATAACCAAGGCTGTGAACCTTCTTAGAAAAGCTTATTCTCCGTGTCCGGCCATAGAGGTTGAATGCAGAACTATCAACGATGTTCAGGAGGCTGTGCAGGCTAAAGTGCAAAGAATTATGCTTGATAATATGAGTCATGATGAAATGCAGGCTGCTTTAGAATTTATTCCACAATCAATTGAATCTGAAATAAGCGGACGCATTACGCTGGACAATCTTAAACAGACAGCAGAACTTAATCCTGACTTCATTTCTTCCGGCGCTTTAACCCACTCAGCCAGGTCTGTAGATATCAGCATGACCATAACACCAGCTTAGCTACTTCATAGCTTTTTTTACACAAGGCTTTAACAATGCACTCAAAAAATATTCAACTCTTCAAAGACAAATTTGGATCCAACCTTGCTATTCTGGCCCACCATTATCAAAGTGATGCCATTGTTGAACATGCAGATTTAGTGGGAGATTCATTGCAACTCGCGGCAGCAATCCCTGAGTTAGAGGCAGAGTATATTGTATTTTGTGGTGTGGATTTTATGGCCGAGACAGCAGCTGTGCTTGCTGGTCCAAGACAAAAAATCTTTTCTCCTGATCTTGGAGCAACATGTGTAATGGCAGATATGGCACCTGATTATCTTGTCAATAATATACTCCAGAAGCTTAATCATCACCAAAGAGTTATACCTCTTGCTTATGTAAATTCATCAATAGGAGTAAAAGCTCTTTGCGGTGAATACGGGGGAAGCGTCTGCACCTCATCAAATGCATCCAAAATGCTCACATGGGCCTTGACTCAAGGTGACCAGGTACTGTTTTTACCTGACCAAAACCTTGGCCGAAATGTATCTGCCCGGTGCAACATCCCTGACAGCATGACGCAGACCATAGATATCAGGAAAAAAGGAAGCAACATTAATCCTGCAAACCTGGCATCAAAAAAAATTCTTTTTTGGCCTGGGGTCTGTGCTGTACATTTCCGACTAAAAGCCGGAAATGTAATGGAAATCATGCATAAAAGCCCTGAAGCCTTGATAGTGGTCCATCCTGAAAGCCATCCCCATGTAGTAGACATGGCTCATGCATCGGGTTCTACCTCCAAAATCATATCTTTTGTTGAACAGGCAGTTCCAGGCAGCACAATCTATATCGGTACAGAAGACAATCTTGTTCTTCGATTAAAGCAGAAACATCCGGACAAGAATATACTGCCTCTCGGCGCTGGCTATTGCAGCAATATGGCCAAAATTACCCCGGAATTATTAAGCAGTTGCCTGGAAAACCTGTCTTCCGATAATGCTGTTCAAGTTAACCCTTCCCTCATATCCAATGCTAATAAAGCTGTGGAGACCATGCTCAGGGTGACTGCATCATGAGTGATACCATTCATACTCAAATTTTGATTATTGGCTCAGGCATTGCCGGATCATGTGCAGCCCTTACCCTTGCTGAATCAGGGTTGGAAGTGCTGTTGCTATGTGCAGGAACTACCATGGATGATGGCAACACGGCCCTGGCCCAGGGTGGTATTGTCTATACCACAGATGATGATGACCCGCGTCTGCTTGAGAAGGATATTTTGACAGCCGGCTGGAATTTTAATCATGTGAAGGCTGTAAAGTTTCTCAGCCGTAAAGGTCCGAACATTGTCCGCAAGGTTCTGCTTGACAGACTCAAGGTGCCTTTTGCACAGGCAGGCAATAAATATGACTTGACCAGAGAAGGAGGCCACAGCCTGGCCCGCATCCTTCATTGCGCTGACTATACCGGACGAGGCATCATGGATGCTTTTTTAAAAGCAGTACCTGAGCACCCCAACATAACCGTACTCAACAACCAGACTGCCATTGACATCTTAACCACACACCATCACTCCACAGAACTGGAAATCAAATACCAACTGCCCAATCAATGCACAGGTGCTTATGTTCTTGATCAGGACAGCGGCAGCGTCCGCACCATCCTGGCCGACTTCACCATCATTGCCACAGGGGGAATCGGTCAAATTTATCTTAATACAACCAATACATCATCATCTGTAGGCTCTGGAATTGTAATGGCCCAAAGAGCCGGCGCAAGAATGATGAACCTGGAATATGTTCAGTTTCATCCCACAGCTCTTTTTCACAGAAGCCCGAGAAAATTCCTGATCACAGAAGCCATGCGCGGCGAAGGGGCAATCCTTGTCAACTCCCAAGGCAAGGCCTTTATGAGCAATTACGATGCCCGTGGCGACCTGGCTCCCCGAGACATTGTAACCAGGGCCATCATTGATGAAATGCTTAAAACAAATGAAGATTTTGTATACCTAGATGCCTGCAGCACTATCGATGAACCGGACAAGAGATTTCCAACTATTTATAAAAAATGCCTTGAAACAGGCATAGATATCATTAGAGAACCTGTTCCCGTTGTCCCGGCCGCCCATTATTTTTGTGGCGGCGTGCTGGTTGATGTCTCTGGACAAACCAGTATTGACAGACTTTACGCTGCCGGAGAGTGCGCGTGTACCGGTGTCCATGGAGCCAATCGCTTAGCCAGCACCTCACTGCTTGAAGGTTTGCTGTGGGGGTACGCAGCAGCAAAAGACATTTCTGGAAAATTCAAAAACAAAGCCAGGCTCAGCCGCCGGATAAGATCATCAGTTCCAGAGTGGACATTTTTAGGTACCAAGTACAATGAA
It encodes:
- the nadC gene encoding carboxylating nicotinate-nucleotide diphosphorylase; the protein is MNTFTLFSNFFQKKALLCLHEIIDLAFDEDGEDLTSNAVFPLESLANACVIAKEDFIVAGLPIIQEILKRTNGESKIVFHTNEGSQVQTGSKLISIHGHTRKILKSERIILNMLSKLSGIASQTDKFCKQLSGSKVRLLDTRKTTPGLRYPEKYAVLVGGAENHRLNLQEMLMLKDNHIDHCGSITKAVNLLRKAYSPCPAIEVECRTINDVQEAVQAKVQRIMLDNMSHDEMQAALEFIPQSIESEISGRITLDNLKQTAELNPDFISSGALTHSARSVDISMTITPA
- the nadA gene encoding quinolinate synthase NadA, producing the protein MHSKNIQLFKDKFGSNLAILAHHYQSDAIVEHADLVGDSLQLAAAIPELEAEYIVFCGVDFMAETAAVLAGPRQKIFSPDLGATCVMADMAPDYLVNNILQKLNHHQRVIPLAYVNSSIGVKALCGEYGGSVCTSSNASKMLTWALTQGDQVLFLPDQNLGRNVSARCNIPDSMTQTIDIRKKGSNINPANLASKKILFWPGVCAVHFRLKAGNVMEIMHKSPEALIVVHPESHPHVVDMAHASGSTSKIISFVEQAVPGSTIYIGTEDNLVLRLKQKHPDKNILPLGAGYCSNMAKITPELLSSCLENLSSDNAVQVNPSLISNANKAVETMLRVTAS
- the nadB gene encoding L-aspartate oxidase, with the translated sequence MSDTIHTQILIIGSGIAGSCAALTLAESGLEVLLLCAGTTMDDGNTALAQGGIVYTTDDDDPRLLEKDILTAGWNFNHVKAVKFLSRKGPNIVRKVLLDRLKVPFAQAGNKYDLTREGGHSLARILHCADYTGRGIMDAFLKAVPEHPNITVLNNQTAIDILTTHHHSTELEIKYQLPNQCTGAYVLDQDSGSVRTILADFTIIATGGIGQIYLNTTNTSSSVGSGIVMAQRAGARMMNLEYVQFHPTALFHRSPRKFLITEAMRGEGAILVNSQGKAFMSNYDARGDLAPRDIVTRAIIDEMLKTNEDFVYLDACSTIDEPDKRFPTIYKKCLETGIDIIREPVPVVPAAHYFCGGVLVDVSGQTSIDRLYAAGECACTGVHGANRLASTSLLEGLLWGYAAAKDISGKFKNKARLSRRIRSSVPEWTFLGTKYNEDPVLIAQDWATIKHTMWNYVGINRTSARLRRGFEDLRNLNKRLHDFYKETVISKSIVELFHGCHSAYIITTAAMRNKKSIGCHFRNED